The following proteins are encoded in a genomic region of Takifugu flavidus isolate HTHZ2018 chromosome 3, ASM371156v2, whole genome shotgun sequence:
- the LOC130523142 gene encoding complement C1q tumor necrosis factor-related protein 3-like, whose translation MSVLFTAVLQTGGNVGPFQGDTTLIFNRAITNVGEAYDISTGLFKAPVTGYYCFSFSYQADKREQSGLTLMKNSEAIVKAFNSNKPGSQHVDNASSTACLELQRGDHVSVVLPNGCHACGIGGTTSFTGFLISKA comes from the exons atga GTgtccttttcacagcagtcCTACAGACAGGAGGTAATGTTGGACCCTTTCAGGGAGACACAACTTTGATTTTCAACAGGGCAATCACCAACGTGGGGGAGGCGTACGACATCagtacag GCCTCTTCAAAGCTCCTGTCACAGGCTAttactgcttcagcttctcctaccAAGCTGACAAAAGGGAACAATCGGGGCTGACTTTGATGAAGAACAGTGAGGCCATCGTGAAGGCGTTCAACAGTAACAAGCCAGGGAGCCAGCATGTTGATAACGCTTCCAGCACTGCATGTCTGgaacttcagagaggagacCATGTGTCTGTGGTCCTGCCTAATGGCTGTCATGCTTGTGGCATTGGTGGAACCACCAGCTTCACTGGTTTTCTCATCAGCAAGGCTTAA